ATGAAGGGAGATTAAAGCAATGACAACACCACAGTGACGACTGAGACTATGAGGGTGAGGTAAATGTGTTAAGACCATGACGATCCCATCACGGAGATCATAATAGTGACAATGACAAATATGATAGATGTTGACGATGACCATGACGATGACAAATTACGATGTCTCTGACCATGGCGCTGACAATGGACCAAATCGGCTAGCTCGATTTTGTACCCAagtcaaaccctttgggaataaaacgttttgttccaggtatttcgaTATCTTTCAATGTGAATGTTACATTtgaatgcaaatgcaatacacgaAGAATCTTAGCactgggagatttgaattgggtataaCATTGAATTAGCCAATTTGGTCTTTAGGCTAtggcgatgacgatgacgatgacgatgacgatgacgatgacgatgacgaagacgatgacgatgacgatgatgatgatgatgatgctaacTGTAATGATGACGTCAACGTTCACTATGTCATTGACTATAACGATGACGATGGCACTGACCATTGCTATgacaatgataatgacaataaagataaaaatgaaaatgacctTGACCTCCACAACAATTAAGGTAAAACGGACAATTACTGGCAATGACTATGACTATTCTGGAACAATAACATTGGACATGACGATGCAATGGTAGTGACTATGCCTTTGACGATGACCTTTTACTAAAGATGACGATCAAATACAGTGATGACAGACGCGAAGATGACGATGCAATGGCAATGACCATGACTGTGAATTTGCTGTCACAATGACATTGGAAATGACGTTTCGAAGGCAATGACAATGACGTTTTCACGATAAACGCTAAAATACAGTGGtgattaaggtggctcaaaccagtttccaACCCTTTCAAGGGaacttgttattagaaggattgacagtACAACACTTTATTACGTAACAGCAATCTTATGGTACGATGTGAAGcatcaattattgctaaacaagttgcagaaatttttgtgacgtaaaaagttaccatggcaatagGAAAGCCTTGGAAAGATACCCTATATTTTGcttttagttgctcatatctaaaAAAGAGCCCAGTGACCTCAATTTTTTATTACACAAAAGTAATCACgaggccaagataaaactctctgcaaagtttaaaaaagttctgtggagcggattcagagggaccctaaattttcatttatcaagtaaagctatgatcctcgcagttatggacgcaattttagcaattgcgtagagaagcctgaaaaattcaggacttcaacggggtttgaacctgtgacttGGCAATACtgatgcgacgctctaaccaactgagctatgaagccactgacgttgggagctggtcatttgtgggttctagtTTCTTGTGAgtaatgaatcaatgaacgaaatgatatatgaaatgaatcatatactgaactacTGATATGCAATCACGTAAAACTGTAATCCTCgtagttatggacgcaattgctaaaattgcgttcataactgcgaggatcatagcttcacttgatttcatatccgcagttcagtatatgattcatttcatatatcatttcgttcatttacaattatttaaggtggctctgaatgcGCACCATATAATTTTATGTTTTCTGTAGTGCCGATAACCAAAACAAATTCTCTAAGAGGCCAGGTCGCTTTACCTGCAGCTCGTTTACAGGTGCCCATATGAATGAAATACACAATATGGAGTGAATTGGCTATGGGCAGAAGCCCATAGTCGCTTTAATTAACTTTTTGCAAGATAAAATCTTATATTCACACAAAATCCAATGAATTAATATTGGCCCCAGTAAAGGTCGGCGCTAGAGAACGCCAGAACTGAATAGACAAATGCAAGAATGAAGAAGGAATAGGGGACGTGGCGGGATGAAAAGCTTTGACCCTTGACGACTAGAAGAAGTGAATGAACGCTACATGCCACGTTACGCGTCTGATAATCCCCTGAGAGGGGGTAATAACATTTGATAATTGCCTAGCCCTTCACGTCACAATAGCATGtggtaacgcaatattgtgaaCGAAATTCTTGTCACAAAAGAGTTTAAACAAAGCATTACGAGAAAATATAAAAATCCTATTTGCtagcaaatattttctttttaaactttgcagaaagttttattctGGCATGCTTATTACatttcacaaataaaaaatggagactaccgagttcgtttttgagaaatCAACAgctaaacacaaaatatagggtgtttttgcaaggcatTCCTGTTTcaatggtaacttgttacggcacaataatgactgcatcgtcttcagcaataattgctggtaccataacattgctgttaggCGATAAAGTGTTTTAGTGTCAATACTTCTAAtttaacaaggtctcttgaaagtgctGAAACTGATTTGAGCCACCTTTAGTCGAAGATGACGACGCCTGGTTAAAGACCCCTTATCACTTCCCGTGATGCACCGCGGAAAACAACCGAATCGTGGACCACGAAACCGCCATTATACGCGAATTATTGATTGGAAAGAAAATCCGTGTCCATCGTGTTGATTATTGTTGGTTCTACGTCGTGTTTAAGTGTTTCCAAACTCTACAATTCTCTTCTGATAAGTTGACATTTCCTTGGATAATAGTAATCGAGTAATGCCGTGACCAAGCGGAAAGAAGAATTGGTCAAGGTTTGGTTGCGAGAATCAGTCTTCTCTCTGTGGACAAGCAGTAAGCACCTTACAGGATACGGCAGCAATACTCACAGAGAGTTTGCGGAGTTTCTCCTTCATCGTGAAACCTCCTTTTCGGCTCCGCACGATGGCATTTCCAAGAAGAGGGACGTGATGCACTGCAGTCGTCTTCAAATTTCATGGACCAAGAAGTTTCGCCATCGTCTAGCCAGTTATCTAGTACATCTCATTGCGTGAATGGACAAATTATTTTGTGTCCTCGCACAGCTCGCTTCGCGACAGTGATTTGAACAAATAACAGACTTCAATAACTGTACATTTAATGTCTTTGTTGCTGAAAAAATATTCGAAGTTTGTTCTGGCTTTGACAAAGTAGTAAAGAATTCTTTACGGGCAATTGAACAATATCCGTTAGATCAATTACTCGAAACAGATTCCGCTGCAAGCGATGGTCAAATTACTTTAGTAAATAAAATCTACACACAAACCTGCCCGTTTCACCGTGACTGTTCGTTTCAGATTTGAAAGCATAATTTGATCCGGTCAATGATAAAATCGATACCTTTCTAAATCATAGAATCGAAATGACTAACAAGTTGGCAATTTTTTGAAGATCATCAACGCAATACCGTACATCAATTACTTGGATCGCTTGAACTAGAAAGTTCTTGCTCTGACAATGTCTAGAAGATAAACACTGTTTTGTTTTCGGTAAGTCAGTTTCTCAAAGAATGACTCCGCTACGACCGTTGATCAAATTAAGTTAGTAAATAAAATCAGCACAACTTGGCTGCCCGTTTCACCGTGACTGTTCGGTTGAGATGTGAAAGCATAATTTGATAATTTGATTCAGTCAATGATAAAATCCACATCTTCTGAATCGAAGTGACCAACAAGTTGGCATTTTTGAAGATCATTAACGCAATACATCAATTAGTTGGATCGCTTGAACTGGATCGTTCTTGCTTTGACGAGATCTGGAAAAGAAACCCTGTTTTCTTTTCGGTACATCAGTTTCTCAAAGAAGACTCCGCTGCGATTGTTGCGCGGATCGAGTCGAGTTCAGTAAATAAAATGTACACACAAACCTTCCCCTTTCACACTGACTGTTTTTGTTCAGTTTTCCAAAAATGTCTCCtctcaaaataaaattgaaacccTCTGAAAAGAGCCAAAAATGTGGATCGCTAAAGAGGGTAGTGGGTGACTGCTTTGTATTTCATAATAAACAAATCGTGGTGCATCATGGTAAGTGATAATGGGTCTTTAAGGCAatggcaataggccattttagaaacgtgagaggactgggacgagtttctcATACTTGCTTAGATTGATAATCTAAactcttcaactgaaatgttaccAAGTGAAAAGCTATCCAGCCAAGTTTGAGAGTTTTctacggaaaattggccaaatgggagacttgcaaaagctgcaaaatcccatacaaacccttatagttttgtggcctgtctacccattccatacaaactctctattttaggtgatatttgaagatatattatttcaccattttcctcctctaaatacatctattcttggtaaagactctcaaacttggttgatctttcatttgaatgtcttagttttttaaacaaacggaaaacaaacaaactcgtcccagtcctctcacgcttctgaaatggcctatgaCAACAGCGATAATGACgttgacgatgacgatgacgatgcaAATGGCAACTGGCAA
This portion of the Montipora capricornis isolate CH-2021 chromosome 11, ASM3666992v2, whole genome shotgun sequence genome encodes:
- the LOC138023255 gene encoding uncharacterized protein produces the protein MSDTAQEIGMEYSSTLECLKKVTYNPGKRYSEVQIKQEERAQDNRKDKKNDYRMWACRFDKSYGDDDDDDDDDDDDDDEDDDDDDDDDDDANCNDDVNVHYVIDYNDDDGTDHCYDNDNDNKDKNENDLDLHNN